AAACCACGGTGAAAAACCTCCTAAAAAGGGGAGGTGGAAGGGGCTTACGCTCTTCATACTGCCCCTAACCCAAGGCATGATTCATTTCCACTCATTTTCTTCCAATAAAGCAGAGCCCTATTTCGCCAACATGCCACTAAAAGGCCAGCGTGCTATCCAGATCAACAGGAACGGCAAACGTGTTTCCATCCACAGGGCTATTTCATCAAAGCCTCAATCCAATCCAGCGTAGAGTGCTTCACCTCCGGTATCGTCACGGCAGGAACCTTCACATCCGCAAACTCACGACCAACCCAAGATTGATACCCGGCGGGGCCGATACGCTGCAACTCCGGAGCAGCAGAGTTCACTTGCAAGGAACCATCTGCTGAGTAAACAATCATCGGATCCACATCGTAGAGTCCATCCTTTTCAAAGGATGGCAAATTTGGCCGGTTCCTACCATCAGGACGAAACCACAAGTTTTCGCGAAAGACAAAAGTTTCCGGCGCAGTGCCCTGACCGACATTAAAAAACGTGTTGACCCTTTGATCAGTGACCACCACGTTCTGTTCAAACAAACCGCGCTGACAGCGTTTAAACTGCGAGTCTTTAGTCTCCTGCAAAATACGACCAAGCCATTTTTCCGGCAGATAAAACAGGTTGTGGTGCACATGGCTATTCTGAGCTGTGACCCAAGCCATTTGTGCTTCACCGCCAATGAAAGTATTGCCAGCAATAATGACATTCTTTGCTTCGAAATCGCCAACTGATGGACGAAAATACGGCCTGCCTGTCAAACCACCGATCTGCACGGTCCGCATCCCCGCCGAACGAAACAGGTTGTTCTGCACCAAAATATCGTGCGAACCACCTTTGATCTGAATTCCGTTGCCGCCGCGAAATCCCTGCTTGCCGGAGAACACACAATTCTCAATGGCACCATTCCGGCAACCAACAAGATCCACGGCCGACCCGCCCCAGCCCTCAATCCGCGCGTGGCGCACGATAAAATCATGGACTCCTGAGAACTTAATTGCATCATGATTGCCGCGCGACCCCGTATTCAACACGGCAACAGCATCAAATACCACATGGTGCGATGCTACCTTCTTGTTGGCATCATCTATATTGATGCCATTATGGGAAAACCCATCAAATATCAGATGCTGAACTTTTATATACGCACAACTGCTTAGCTTAAGCCCTTCTGTCCCCCCGGTAAATACCGGGGGCAGTCGTGAATCTACAGCAGTAATCGTAATTGGATTCTGCGCTGTACCTTGCAGATTATGCGCCTTAATTCCACCAGCATAGGTTCCTGGCAGAACTCGGATTGTGGTACCAGGCCCGGCCTGTTGGAGAGCCGTGCGCAATGCTGACAATTGCCCCACCTCAACCATTGCTGCCGCAGACATCTCGGCAGTAAACACCAGACACAAACCAAGTAACACTCCAGCCCAACGACTCATACGCCACCTCCGTACGTCATCTTTTTATCCATGCAGAAGACATCACAGACTACCAAGAAAACGTAGCATAAAACAGGACAGATGGCGGGTTTTTAATCTTGTGACAAAAGAAATAAATAACTGAAA
This region of uncultured Desulfuromonas sp. genomic DNA includes:
- a CDS encoding right-handed parallel beta-helix repeat-containing protein → MSRWAGVLLGLCLVFTAEMSAAAMVEVGQLSALRTALQQAGPGTTIRVLPGTYAGGIKAHNLQGTAQNPITITAVDSRLPPVFTGGTEGLKLSSCAYIKVQHLIFDGFSHNGINIDDANKKVASHHVVFDAVAVLNTGSRGNHDAIKFSGVHDFIVRHARIEGWGGSAVDLVGCRNGAIENCVFSGKQGFRGGNGIQIKGGSHDILVQNNLFRSAGMRTVQIGGLTGRPYFRPSVGDFEAKNVIIAGNTFIGGEAQMAWVTAQNSHVHHNLFYLPEKWLGRILQETKDSQFKRCQRGLFEQNVVVTDQRVNTFFNVGQGTAPETFVFRENLWFRPDGRNRPNLPSFEKDGLYDVDPMIVYSADGSLQVNSAAPELQRIGPAGYQSWVGREFADVKVPAVTIPEVKHSTLDWIEALMK